In Brassica rapa cultivar Chiifu-401-42 chromosome A06, CAAS_Brap_v3.01, whole genome shotgun sequence, a single window of DNA contains:
- the LOC103874091 gene encoding protein SMALL AUXIN UP-REGULATED RNA 10 yields MAIKKSSQAASIKKILKRCSSSLGKNKNVTDCYYKQEDGLPQDVPKGHFPVYVGPNRSRYIIPISWLEYSEFQTLLRLAEEEYGFDHNMGVIIPCDEVFFKSLISMFR; encoded by the coding sequence ATGGCGATAAAGAAGTCATCTCAAGCAGCATCAAtcaagaaaattttaaagagaTGCTCGTCGAGCCTAGGGAAGAATAAGAACGTCACCGATTGCTACTATAAACAAGAAGATGGTCTTCCTCAAGACGTGCCGAAAGGTCATTTTCCGGTTTACGTTGGACCAAACCGAAGTCGGTACATCATTCCCATCTCGTGGCTCGAATACTCCGAGTTTCAAACGTTACTCCGACTAGCCGAGGAAGAGTATGGTTTTGACCATAATATGGGTGTAATCATACCCTGTGATGAAGTGTTCTTCAAGTCTCTAATCTCTATGTTCAGATAA
- the LOC103874169 gene encoding 60S ribosomal protein L8-1 has product MGRVIRAQPKGAGSVFKSHTHHRKGPAKFRSLDYGERNGYLKDVVTEIIHDPGRGAPLARVAFRHPFRYKKQKELFVAAEGMYTGQFLYCGKKATLVVGNVLPLRAIPEGAVVCNVEHHVGDRGVLARASGDYAIVISHNPDNDTTRIKLPSGSKKIVPSGCRAMIGQVAGGGRTEKPMLKAGNAYHKYRVKRNSWPKVRGVAMNPVEHPHGGGNHQHIGHASTVRRDAPPGQKVGLIAARRTGRLRGQAAASAAKAD; this is encoded by the exons aTGGGTCGTGTCATCAGAGCTCAACCTAAG GGAGCTGGTTCCGTCTTCAAATCCCACACCCACCACCGCAAAGGCCCCGCCAAGTTCCGCAGCCTCGACTACGGCGAGAGAAATGGATACCTCAAGGACGTCGTGACGGAGATCATCCACGATCCCGGCCGTGGCGCGCCGCTCGCTCGCGTCGCCTTCCGTCATCCTTTCCGTTACAAGAAGCAGAAGGAGCTCTTCGTCGCCGCCGAAGGCATGTACACCGGACAGTTCTTGTACTGCGGTAAGAAAGCGACGCTCGTTGTCGGAAATGTTCTCCCGCTTAGAGCTATCCCTGAAGGAGCTGTTGTCTGTAACGTCGAGCATCATGTCGGTGATCGCGGCGTGCTCGCTAGAGCTTCTGGTGATTACGCTATCGTGATTTCGCACAACCCTGACAATGATACTACTag GATCAAGTTGCCATCTGGTTCGAAGAAGATTGTTCCGAGTGGATGCAGGGCCATGATTGGTCAAGTCGCTGGTGGTGGAAGAACGGAGAAGCCGATGCTCAAGGCGGGAAACGCGTACCACAAGTACCGTGTGAAGAGAAACTCGTGGCCTAAGGTTCGTGGTGTGGCTATGAATCCAGTGGAGCATCCTCACGGAGGAGGTAACCATCAGCACATTGGTCACGCGAGTACGGTTAGGCGTGATGCACCACCAGGGCAAAAGGTTGGTCTTATTGCTGCTAGGAGGACTGGTCGTCTCAGAGGTCAAGCTGCTGCTTCTGCCGCCAAGGCTGATTAG